From Anopheles arabiensis isolate DONGOLA chromosome 3, AaraD3, whole genome shotgun sequence, a single genomic window includes:
- the LOC120904456 gene encoding signal recognition particle receptor subunit alpha homolog produces MLDLFTIFTKGGIVLWCFRSTNQLFAPSVNALIKSVILQERSGVYDHDGLSLQYKLDNEFELVFVVAFQKILQLSYIDKFLSDVHLEFRDRYKNDLRVDNRNYGADFEFGADFRRILERAEKWGRQQATMPKQMRSYEDSAKSKKTVASMIERKGEEKPPAGAGSGSKKSVKIAEKKKAASELLADSDGMEAPRSPRSNGSPPELGEDLIMESRKKFAEKMKGGSGGGGKGSKLEKQKSPKSPQQPQKGKQMRVWDLGGNTKDLPNLDRSKDRPEDVKSDFTPNDQIIGSMRGGIRDLDVESDSEEDDEDEDEEEEEYEEQQQQRGGKKPSSSSRGGMFSMFKGLVGSKNLTRDDMQPALDKLRDHLIGKNVASDIAQKLCDSVAGKLEGRVIGTFDTIATTVRNTLTEALVQILSPKRRVDILRDCLEAKRAGRPFVMSFCGVNGVGKSTNLAKICFWLIENNLSVLIAACDTFRAGAVEQLRTHMRHLNALHPAKRHGGRSMVQLYEKGYGKDAAGIAMEAIRYANDSKIDVVLIDTAGRMQDNEPLMRALAKLIKVNEPDLVLFVGEALVGNEAVDQLVKFNQALADYSSSERPHIIDGIVLTKFDTIDDKVGAAISMTYITGQPIVFVGTGQTYTDLKALNAKAVVHALMK; encoded by the exons ATGTTGGACCTGTTCACGATCTTCACCAAGGGTGGCATCGTGCTGTGGTGCTTCCGCAGCACCAACCAGCTCTTTGCACCGTCAGTAAATGCGCTAATTAAGAGCGTCATCCTACAG GAACGTTCCGGCGTGTACGATCACGATGGCCTGTCGCTCCAGTACAAGCTGGACAACGAGTTCGAGCTGGTGTTTGTGGTCGCGTTCCAGAAGATACTGCAGCTCTCCTACATCGACAAGTTTCTGAGCGATGTGCATCTGGAGTTTCGCGACCGATACAAGAACGATCTGCGCGTTGACAATCGCAACTACGGGGCGGACTTTGAGTTCGGGGCCGACTTCCGGCGCATCCTCGAGCGGGCGGAAAAGTGGGGCCGGCAGCAGGCCACCATGCCGAAGCAGATGCGCAGCTACGAGGATTCGGCCAAATCGAAGAAAACGGTCGCCTCGATGATAGAGCGCAAGGGCGAGGAGAAGCCACCGGCCGGGGCGGGCAGTGGCAGCAAGAAGTCGGTCAAGATAgcggagaagaagaaggcggCGAGTGAGCTGCTGGCGGACAGTGACGGGATGGAGGCGCCCCGTTCACCCCGCTCCAACGGGAGCCCGCCCGAGCTGGGCGAGGATCTAATTATGGAGAGCCGCAAAAAGTTTGCGGAAAAGATGAAGGGCggtagcggcggcggcggcaaggGCAGCAAGCTGGAGAAGCAAAAGTCGCCGAAATCGCCGCAGCAGCCGCAGAAGGGCAAGCAGATGCGCGTGTGGGATCTGGGCGGCAACACGAAGGATCTGCCCAACCTGGACCGCAGCAAGGACCGGCCGGAGGACGTGAAGAGCGACTTCACGCCGAACGATCAAATCATTGGCAGCATGCGCGGTGGCATCCGCGATCTGGACGTTGAGTCGGACAgcgaggaggacgacgaggacgaggacgaggaggaggaagagtacgaggagcagcagcagcagcgtggtgGCAAAAAgccgtcctcctcctcccgcgGGGGCATGTTTTCCATGTTCAAGGGGCTGGTCGGGTCGAAGAATTTGACCCGCGACGACATGCAGCCGGCGCTGGACAAGCTGCGCGACCATCTGATCGGCAAGAACGTCGCGTCGGACATTGCGCAGAAGCTGTGCGACTCGGTGGCGGGCAAGCTGGAGGGGCGCGTGATCGGCACGTTCGACACGATCGCCACCACGGTGCGGAACACGCTGACCGAGGCCCTGGTGCAGATACTGTCGCCCAAGCGGCGCGTCGACATACTGCGCGACTGTCTGGAGGCGAAGCGGGCCGGCCGCCCGTTCGTGATGAGCTTCTGCGGCGTGAACGGGGTGGGCAAGTCGACCAATCTGGCCAAGATTTGCTTCTGGCTGATCGAGAACAATCTGAGCGTGCTGATTGCGGCGTGCGACACGTTCCGGGCCGGCGCGGTCGAGCAGCTGCGCACGCACATGCGCCACCTGAACGCGCTACACCCGGCGAAAAGGCATGGCGGTCGCAGTATGGTGCAGCTGTACGAGAAGGGGTACGGGAAGGATGCGGCCGGCATTGCGATGGAAGCGATCCGGTACGCGAACGATAGCAAGATCGATGTGGTGCTGATCGACACGGCCGGCCGGATGCAGGACAATGAGCCGCTGATGCGTGCGCTCGCGAAGCTGATCAAGGTGAACGAACCGGACCTGGTGCTGTTTGTGGGCGAGGCGCTGGTGGGGAATGAGGCGGTCGATCAGCTGGTCAAGTTCAACCAGGCGCTGGCCGACTACTCGTCGAGCGAGCGGCCCCACATCATCGACGGCATTGTGCTGACGAAGTTTGACACGATCGACGACAAGGTCGGTGCGGCCATCTCCATGACGTACATTACCGGGCAGCCGATCGTGTTCGTCGGCACCGGGCAAACGTACACCGATCTGAAGGCGCTGAACGCGAAGGCCGTTGTGCATGCGCTGATGAAGTAG